A segment of the Lolium perenne isolate Kyuss_39 chromosome 3, Kyuss_2.0, whole genome shotgun sequence genome:
CCATTTACCGAGGGTTCTCATTAAAactaaaattttcaaatttttcaAGATATATGATCATTTACCTGGCTGCTCGGGAAATCCAGAAACTGCACGGTAACTGAATTCCCAAAATCTTGTTCCTCAAGTAACAATGATCAAGCTAATGGTCGTACCACTACTTTCATGTCGTGTTACCCCACTATTCCACCTAATGACAAGTCAGAGTCCCCTTATACATGGTCATGCTACCACAACATGTCTGATCTAGTACATCATTGTCTCATCAACGAACATGAAAATGAACAATAGCCAGCCTTTTATGTTGACTAGAGGTCCCCGCCTTCCTTTGGTAGTACTGAATAAGTGTATAGAACATGAATGAAATGACATTGTTGGTAGTTTGAAGCGAGTTAACCAagtagagagagagaggagaatcCGTCGTCAGAATGGACCTCCCCTCAATGCTCTCACATTCTCACTAGAGTTATGCATATGCCATTTTTCTCCTCCGAGGGGAATGTCGTTTATCGATTATGCTATGCGCAGCGCAGAGGGAGGCTAATTTATTTGTTTACTTTTAAGAATCGAGAACTGGAGATTATGAAGTGATTGACCAACCGGCAATCAAATCAAACAGGTTAATGGGCCAACCTGTCTTCGCTGGCTGTACAGCGGCTCAGATGGGTCGGCCCGTAGGTTATCTGCGCCAATAGGTTTACCTGTAACTTTTGTTTGCAGCATGCTGCTCCAAGTTGTGTCGCCAGCCTGCCTGGTAGTGGGAGGCGCTGACCAGATCGGCGGCGGTGTGCAGCCAGAGGCCGGCGCAGCTACAGCTTCACTCCGGCAAACAGGTAGGTGCCCACCTTGCCCTGTCACTTCTACAATCCACATTGCACTGCAGCACTGTGATCACTTCCACTTATTACTGCGCCAGATTCTCCGAAGGAAATGGAACCTCGCCATCCCCTCTAATTCCAACCAGGTCTTACAGAGCCAGGAGAAACCTAATAGATGATCAGCTACTACAACTCTAGTTACTAATCCTGGATTTTGTTTGCAACCCTACAAATACTAGACTGGGAAAGAAAAAACAAATAGCACATGTGATCGATCTAGAGAGTTCATGAGCAGTAAAAGAATCTGTAAGCATTGTATTAACCACAACAGCAACAATCCAATCCACAAGGCCAACAAAATTCCCCACCCTTCAATTTCCCCCTTCTGTTCCCACTCAATTCTGTATCGAGGCACCAAGAAAATTCCACCAGGTTCTATAAACATTCGCACAGGTCATCCAACTGATCGCTACTAATTACACTGCCTACTAGCTCAGGTATCCCCCCACCCAAAGCTCCCTGGTTTCCAACAATGCAGCAGTGAGCCCTTGAAGCCACATGACAGCCACCAACAAAATTCTGGAAAGAATAGGCCGGTCTTCTCTCCTTGGCCCTGTGCCCGTAGCCCCGGTAGCAAATATGCTTCACTCGTGGGGCAGAAATGCTGGAGTTCAGGCTGGGGGCATGGGGAGCAGCCACTCTGTGCAAAATGAGAAGAGCTCAGCTGCAGGAAAGTGCAGCCTCGCGGTTCAGTGCTGCTATTGCGCGCATGAGCTGTTGCTTGATTTTGATTCCTCTAAGATCCGATCCATGTATCTGCGGAACTTCTCAGCTTGGGGGCCTGGCCTTACGATGTTCACATTGCTCCACTGGGAGCACGGATCACTGAACCACCTATTTCTGCCTGTGCACCACGCACCAGGGACAGGCCTGTGACGCCACCGCCGGAGTATTTTCTCGTCAATCTTGTCCAACAGATGCTCTTTCTCCTGAAACTTCCGAGCAAAGGGCACCCCGCTGTTCACTATCTCATCATAATGTGTACTGTCTAGGAAACGCGGTTCCATCTGAGGTGGATCATCCCACACCATGTACCGCAAGTCATTGTTCACCGTCGAATTGCGGAAGTCCGAGTTGCATGCGACCGAGTGGAAGTACCCTTCCAGAGGCAGCATCACGTTTGTGAAGTACATGAGAAGAGTTCGAGGGAGGTTCTCCCATCCAAAAATGCAGTACTCTATAAAGCGCCGGTTTAGAATGACCCATGGTGAACCTATCAGAAATGGAATGCATATAAGGCGGGAAACAATTTGACAGTAAAGAAAGGACAAGTGGAAGGAAAGGCAAAATACCTGTGAAGAATTTGAAACCATCAGGAGTGTCCCGTTTCTGTGTAGCTTGGAAGAACTGATTCCTTCCAGCCAGGTATATCCCGGCATCTACTATGACTGGTTGCACTCTCTGACCCCTGCAACACTATATTGGTGAAACTAATACCAATGCAGCTAAATTCTTAATAAGTTCAGATAGTACATACTCTTTCCATCCAATGTCACTGGTGTGATCAATGAAGTTGAGGTGCCTTGGCACAGAGGAGAAGACATGAATCAAGTCTGCAGCAAAGGGCAAAATGAAATACCATAAATACCAGCAAAGTCAAGAATCTCAAGCTTCATTAATTACCATAAAGCTTCAACAGTTGAGAAACATTAACACATATGAAAGGAAAGAGTATATTTCAAACATAAATAACTCCAGATTGACTATAAAAATTGTTTCCTGGAACCATTTCAGCAACACAAATGAAACCAAACACAGATCAATAGTGTGGGTTCCTTAGGACTTAGGAGGGAGAGAATAAgagaagtggagcaagttgttggaATTACGTATGCATGTTGAGGCTAGAATGTTGCACAATGTTTCAGCAAGAAAGAATATGTGAGATCTATAATTTATTAAAAAGCAAAATACATTGTGAGCTCAAGGCAAGGGTGACAGTAGACATTTAACTTACTGTATTAGGCAAAGATAACAGGGTAAAGAGGTCATAAATACCAGGCTTGTAGATTAAAAGAAGCAAGTAAACTAATACAAGAAAAGTACAAAGTATTATGTATAGGCTAAGGAACAAGCATATGAGATCAATTCTGTGTCTAGTGAATCTATGAGACATGAATTCCATTTCGAAGTGACTATGTTGCATTTCTGCAACAATTTATGACAGGGTTTCAGAGCATGGaattggaacaggaagacatagcCACTttgggaggaggaagacgagaagATGTAATTAAGTTGTTGTCTCTTTTGTGTGGTCCACCAGTTATGTTTGCTTAAAATTTAAGGTTTCGTCATGCAGAACTCATGGATTTCCAGATAAGGAAACACACAAGATTCATTTCTCAACTGAATGATAATATGTTTTCCTCCATTTTTTTTGTAATTCTATTTACTTATTTGACAAGCTAAAGTGCATAGAGATGTAAGCCGTGTCAGGTTTTCTTCGGGGCTTAGGTAGGAAAAGGGTACTCAATCAACCCAAGCTTCTTCAGAAATCTCCTAATCCACAAGACAATTATCTTCAGTTCTGACCTTGGCTCAAAATTAGAGGCCATACATGTACAGAGCGTCACCCAGGAAGCAAACTCAGCATAAACGCAGCTAGATGTTGTCCATTAACATTATTTCATATGCTTCATCAAAATGGACGATTGCTACATGTCGGAACAAAGCTACAGAGTTGCATAGGTGATGGCTGACGAGATTGAGGAGTTTCGCTAAGAGAAGAACCGAAATAGGTGATTCGGTGGGCAATTCAGTGGGTTTCAGCTTGACAACATGGGGAAAGAACAGAGCAATTGAAGAAAACAAGATACCCCACAACTATAGTATATTGTGTTACTATATTTCTGTCAAGGGCAGCTCCTAAAAACATTgtaagcaacaacaacaacaactctgTTAGTATCATAATAAGTCAACTAAGCTTAACAGCAACAAGCAGCAGCAGGCCTGGTCCAGGTATAACTATGCATCTAATTGTACAATGCGACAGCAGACATTAAACAGCAGTTAAGACAAGGCAGCATCAGACCATCTCGGGGCTACAGCAACAACAGCTCAAGTGAAGTGCCCGAAATACCCGTCGACAATTGAAGAAAGAAACAGTTCCGGTCCGGGGAGGAGGGCCAAATACGGCATGCGATCTGTGCTAGATCCGGAATAGACAGCGGCAGAGAACAGGAGCAGATTGCGGTAGGAAGAGCAGCAGGGAGGTTGTGAGTGAATCTCACCGTCCTGGGTGACGAGCGGGTAGTCTGCGGCGTGGAGCGTGACGAACCAGTCCCACTCGGCGTCCAACCGGAGCAGCGCCGCGGCGGCGCGGAGGGTCGCCGCGAGCCCGGACGACCCCATGGGGGTGCCCGCGGCGGGGCGGCCGACGACGTCGACGTTCCCGAACGCGCTGGCCGCGGGCAGCGCGCGGGCCACGGCGGCGGCGAGCTCGGCCCGCTCGGGGTCGGGCGCGTCGGCGGAGAGGTGGAGCAGGTACTGGTTCCGCGGGTGGTAGACGGCGAGGAGGAGCCGCAGGAGGCGGCGCCCGTCCCCGCGGCCGCCCGCGAGGAGGTACGCgaaggcgggcggcgcggcggcccCGCGCCGCACGTAGGAGGGCGGCGGGAGGCGCGCGAAGAGCGCGGTGGAGGCCGAGAGGCCCGAGAGGGCTGAGAGGAAGAGCGTGAGGGAGATGAAGGCGACGGTGATGAGCGGGAGCAGCCACTTGTCCGCGGCCCCCATCGCCGCCCGCCCGCGCGAGCTCGCGGGCGCGAGCCCGCTGGAGCAGGGTCGAGTGAGCAGCCGCGCCGAGCTGGAGACGGGCGCTACGCGCCAGCAGCAGAAGCTAGCTACGCAGAGGAGCAGGGCGAGTCAACGCCGGCGCGCGCTAGGACgccggcgagggcggcggcgcgcgggataGGTAGGGTTTGGAGGCGAGATCGCATCGGGGCAGAGCAGCTCGATCTCGTCGTGTACGTTTCTGTGTCTCGTCTCGGCTCGGCTCACGGAGGAAGAAGGGAGAGAGCGTGAGGCGCCTGTCCGTCGCTTTGTACCAGCGCGAGCGAGGGGGACCTCGTGGCAGCTGCCCTCTGCCCGCTGACACGCGGGTCCGGCTCTGCTCGGCCCGGCTGTCAGTGGGTGGTTGCGGCTGGGTGTGGGGAGGATGGGGTGGCGTGGCGAGTGGGCGCGGGCGGGTGGGCCCGGCCGCGCAGAGGGCGCGGGGAGTTGTCGGATGGGGCAAACGAACGGCGCTTGCTTCGCTCCCACTTCGCGTGCGGCTGGCTGAcgacgctgacgcgtgggccataGATGTTATCTCGTTGCCGCGACCGCGCGGTAAAGAATCCGACGGGTAGGTGGGACGTGCAGCGCTCTACGGGATTCGAGTGGAGTATCCTTGCGGGGCCGCGGTGTCAGTCACTGAGGCCGTGGTTTCGGTGTAGGCGCGTGATTGTATTACTTAACTCACGGCTTGCTTGGTTAGTGTGAGTGTGTAACTGAGACGCCTTCAATTCTTCTTCTTCGGCCATCTCTTTCTTCCTTTTCTTTTCCACCGCAAGGTCTCTTTCACTTGCTGCGAGCAGCTGCCTAACATTCAGATTAGCTGAAACAGCTCCTGCCAACCTTCCTCAATTATTTTTTTTGTTCGACCCATGATAGGGGATTAATCCCCACTGCTTttcaattttttttccttttactaCCAAATTCATTGCGGTTTTGAGTGGCGAAGAACAGGAAAAAATCGAGAAAAGGCGAACTCTACAAAAAAAATGATGCAAATAGCAGAATAGCCCAGACACATTATACATGAGTAGAAATAGAAACATATTTGAATATGAGTACAACCTAAAAAAAACATATTGGTAATGAAGCTTTAGTAAAATGTAGAAGTCTTAGAGTTGTACCGATAGAGTTTGTTAGCTGAGATCATGACACGATCCAAACTAGTACCGGCGAATAAGTACCATGGAGGTCTCCGTCATGGAGGTTGTAGACGGGCCACCTTTCTAGCCGAAGATCATGGCGATCTCGGTCGCCGTGCGTTGCGCTCGAAGATGCACAGCAGCTCTCTCCGTGGATCCGCCAACAGCAGCTTGACTAAGACGCTCCTCTTCATCGCCACCACCACGGTGTTCTAAAAGAGGAGGAATCCAGGCCTCACCACCTAGATCCAGAGAGCAGCAAGCAAGCTTTATTTGGGGAGGTGTAGAAGCTTTGCCGCCCGTCGCCTCCGGCTCCGACCATCGGAGCGCCGCGAGCAGCAGCAACGCAACCACCTGGCGCCGCAGGGAGCAGCTCCAACTCCACCGCCGCCAAACTCACGATGGCATCACGTCATACTCCACATGGGAAACACTCGAAACTAAGTTAGATCTACACCTAAACCTACACCTATCTGCTCCGACACGTCTCCTCGACCAACTCCGGCCGGCTATTCCAACGGAGGAGGCCTCGGATCGGCCCGGTCTGCCGGTGGGATGCGTAGTCATTTTCCATCGTATTTCCTTTAGATTGAGAATTAGATACTGCAAAGAGAAAGAGTTGGTTTTCGAGACCTAATCTAAATTTTACGCATAACAAACACATTTTTATCATATAGGGTCTATCTTCATCATAAACCGTTCAAATCCGACTTCTGCTGCCCAAACACATTTTACGCATAACAAACACATTTTCATCATATAGGGTTTTATCATATCGGTCCAAACGGCCAAGATCCGGCCCAGATCCCCAATCCGTCACTGCCCACCGGCACCTCGCCTCCCTCCTCCCCCCGCCCAGATGTGAATCTGTGTGCGCCCTCCCCTGCCCTCCGCCTTTGGCGAGAAGGGTGCCGCCAGCGCGCCGACGAGGGCAACAGCAGCGGCCAGGCGGGACCGGAGAGGGACTGCCTagaggcggcggcgcggatccTCTGGGATCACCCGGGCAGGGGCGACCCGAGAGGTGAGGGGAGGTTAGTGGGGATCTGAATTATGGGCTATCGATTGAGAATTAGATACTGCAAAGAGAAAGAGTTGGTTTTCGACTATGCTAGACCTAATCTGTTCGAAATCAATTTTACGCATAATTAACAAACACATTTTTAGCATATAGGGTCTAAACCGTTCaaattattcaaaaaaaaaaaccacgTGCATATGGTATTTGTACGTCAATGTAGGGCATCCGTTCTATCTTGCTAATTGAAAGCTTTGCCCCTAAACCCAAGCACACGGTACTAGGATTGTTAGTCAGAAGAGCACATTTATTTTCCGGATAGTCGTGGTCCGGATAAGGGGAAATTATCCTGTAGCAGCAAAAGACAAGTGCAATGATCGTGTATCTCCCCGTTTCCATCCTCCAAATCGACGTCACAGAATCAGGTCTTGTTCGTTTGCGCGGGCAGGGAGCTACTCGCGCAATCCAGAACGGACGAGTGCACCGCTGGCACCGCGTGCATTCACCGGTCACCATCCACGTGGCCCATGTTGATCTGATCTGCCGTCCACGTCAGAGAACCAGCTGGTCCGAGGCCCACGAGGACACAACCCACGTTACTAGGCCTACTGGACAAACGGCCCATTAGCCCACTTGACCGGCAACGCTCTCTCCCCATCTCGTTCTGATGCCATGCCGCAACAAACTAACCACCACCACACAGCTCGAGCTGGAAGAAGGCTTAAGGCTAAACCCCGCCTCCTTCTCGAACCATCCAGAAGGTTCGGCGTTTCGTCTGGAGGATGGAGATCAAGGGGCTGGGGCAGCTCCTGGCGGCGCTGGCCGCGGCGCTGCTCGTGCGCGCCGTCGCGGGGCCCGGCCCCGCCCTCCTCCCGCCCGcggaggaggcggaagaggacgacgCCGACGCGGAGGCCGgcgagggaggcggcggcggcgtgaggCCCGTGACCATCCGGTGGGCCCGCGTCACCTGCGCCCTCAAGAACAAGCGCGGGGACATGGTGCGCCACTCTCTTAATTCTCGCGAGCCTGAAACTGAATGCCTTGCACGCGCGCATTTGTCTGAATTGTCTTGTACATTGGGGGCAGTTCGTCTCGTCTGAGTGGCTGACGCTGGGCCCTTCTGGTGGCCGGTGGACGTTGACCAGTTGACCCCGTGATGTGGCAGTGTGGCACTCGACAGCTGAGGCCGTACTGTTAACTGTAGAACAAATTGCATAATGTTGCGTGTGCGTGGGCTAAGCTTTGTCTGAAACTCTGAATCATTCAGAGTATCTATGCACACATTATATTGGTCATGATGTGCTGTGTAAATTGTTGCAGGCAAGGTTTTTGCTGTCGAATTTGTCCGGGGAGGCGA
Coding sequences within it:
- the LOC127340882 gene encoding beta-glucuronosyltransferase GlcAT14A yields the protein MGAADKWLLPLITVAFISLTLFLSALSGLSASTALFARLPPPSYVRRGAAAPPAFAYLLAGGRGDGRRLLRLLLAVYHPRNQYLLHLSADAPDPERAELAAAVARALPAASAFGNVDVVGRPAAGTPMGSSGLAATLRAAAALLRLDAEWDWFVTLHAADYPLVTQDDLIHVFSSVPRHLNFIDHTSDIGWKEGQRVQPVIVDAGIYLAGRNQFFQATQKRDTPDGFKFFTGSPWVILNRRFIEYCIFGWENLPRTLLMYFTNVMLPLEGYFHSVACNSDFRNSTVNNDLRYMVWDDPPQMEPRFLDSTHYDEIVNSGVPFARKFQEKEHLLDKIDEKILRRWRHRPVPGAWCTGRNRWFSDPCSQWSNVNIVRPGPQAEKFRRYMDRILEESKSSNSSCAQ